One region of Brachybacterium saurashtrense genomic DNA includes:
- a CDS encoding class I SAM-dependent methyltransferase, whose protein sequence is METAEKVDWAALNAHAAGRPARRLVSTAITAAGGDRHPGVVLDLGAGAGADSLQFARRGWTVHAYDSDDTLAARLVENERMTGSVQFHHTDIADVPVFPAAQIVYSTYTLGLLGPEALPEVWQKLVAALPRGGVMAVDFFGTNDSWAERSDVATLPLEQIDAMFSDFQVIDRSVRDEDGRFLADKKHWHVITTLARKLR, encoded by the coding sequence ATGGAGACGGCGGAGAAGGTTGACTGGGCTGCGTTGAACGCCCATGCGGCGGGCCGTCCTGCTCGCCGGCTGGTGTCCACGGCGATCACGGCGGCCGGTGGTGACCGCCATCCCGGAGTGGTGCTCGACCTCGGCGCCGGTGCCGGTGCCGACTCCCTGCAGTTCGCCCGACGCGGCTGGACCGTGCACGCCTACGACAGCGACGACACCCTCGCCGCCCGCCTGGTGGAGAACGAGCGGATGACCGGCTCGGTGCAGTTCCACCACACCGACATCGCCGACGTGCCCGTGTTCCCCGCGGCGCAGATCGTCTACTCGACCTACACCCTGGGCCTGCTGGGCCCCGAGGCGCTGCCCGAGGTGTGGCAGAAGCTGGTGGCGGCGCTGCCGCGCGGCGGCGTGATGGCGGTGGACTTCTTCGGCACCAACGACTCCTGGGCGGAGCGCAGCGACGTGGCCACGCTGCCGCTCGAGCAGATCGACGCGATGTTCTCCGACTTCCAGGTGATCGATCGCTCGGTGCGCGACGAGGACGGCCGCTTCCTCGCCGACAAGAAGCACTGGCACGTGATCACCACCCTGGCGCGGAAGCTGCGCTGA
- a CDS encoding class I SAM-dependent methyltransferase, whose translation MTALEAYARHAEEYAELLGALDAMAPADVRRIETWAGQVAGRVLDLGCGPGHWTAHLVELGHQAEGWDPVDEFVGIARHRHPGVVYRRAALADLDGQHGRWGGILAWYSLIHLEPAEMPRALTQLRQGLRPSGTLLLGFFDGPRQESFDHAVAPAQHWPVARLVEIVEEAGLEVVDVETRQDPGSRPHAALQARRPDGLGLAPSLGWGAWDSALRTAAQGMRTTGRSAARTPDTDAPIRDSPQ comes from the coding sequence ATGACCGCACTGGAGGCCTACGCCCGCCACGCCGAAGAGTATGCCGAGCTGCTCGGTGCCCTCGATGCTATGGCCCCTGCGGATGTGCGACGGATCGAGACCTGGGCAGGACAGGTGGCGGGGAGAGTTCTCGATCTCGGCTGCGGACCCGGCCACTGGACCGCTCACCTCGTAGAGCTCGGCCATCAGGCTGAGGGCTGGGATCCGGTGGACGAGTTCGTGGGGATCGCGCGGCACCGCCATCCCGGAGTGGTCTACCGCCGCGCCGCTCTCGCCGACCTCGACGGGCAACACGGCAGGTGGGGAGGGATTCTCGCCTGGTACTCGCTGATCCACCTCGAGCCCGCCGAGATGCCCCGCGCCCTCACCCAGCTGCGACAGGGGCTGCGCCCCTCCGGAACACTGCTGCTCGGCTTCTTCGATGGACCACGGCAGGAGTCCTTCGACCACGCCGTGGCCCCGGCGCAGCACTGGCCGGTCGCCCGATTGGTCGAGATCGTCGAGGAGGCCGGGCTCGAGGTCGTCGACGTCGAGACGCGCCAGGATCCCGGTTCGCGGCCTCACGCCGCTCTGCAGGCGCGCCGGCCCGACGGGCTTGGTCTCGCCCCCTCACTAGGCTGGGGCGCATGGGACAGCGCACTCAGGACGGCAGCGCAGGGGATGCGGACTACGGGGCGATCGGCAGCACGTACTCCCGATACCGACGCGCCGATCCGCGACTCGCCGCAGTGA
- a CDS encoding NAD-dependent epimerase/dehydratase family protein: MHHLVIGEGQIGRALSERALADGDTVTVLRRTPREESPGVHRVAGDVLDRAALGAALEGADAVMATFHAPYDARLWRAQLPPRELAVLDAAAARDIPVVFPESLYAFQGGAASQAESDAPSPRDEKGRVRVQLLDRRRQHRARTLSVIASDLIGPSTVGTGAAVATSMVVEPLLAGRRAVLVGRANLPHTLTHVPDLAAAMLHAARHAERLVGATGDAVLNAPAAPARTQRELIAEVSRLAGAPLRRPVPVPRAALALLAPVHTLARELHGIAGLWYGPCVQRPGVLEQEEGLVPTSWKQAVAATVEAAQESRRDRGVPERGAVTVGP, translated from the coding sequence ATGCATCACCTCGTCATCGGCGAAGGACAGATCGGCCGCGCGCTGAGCGAGCGGGCGCTCGCGGACGGCGACACCGTCACCGTGCTGCGCCGCACCCCGAGGGAGGAGTCCCCCGGCGTCCACCGCGTCGCGGGCGACGTGCTCGACCGGGCGGCGCTCGGCGCGGCGCTCGAGGGGGCCGACGCCGTCATGGCCACGTTCCACGCCCCCTACGACGCGCGACTGTGGCGCGCGCAGCTCCCTCCCCGCGAGCTCGCCGTGCTCGACGCCGCCGCGGCGCGCGACATCCCGGTGGTGTTCCCGGAGTCGCTTTACGCCTTCCAGGGCGGCGCGGCCTCGCAGGCGGAGTCCGACGCGCCCTCGCCGCGCGACGAGAAGGGACGGGTGCGGGTGCAGCTGCTCGACCGGCGCCGGCAGCACCGGGCCCGCACCCTCAGCGTCATCGCCTCGGATCTGATCGGCCCGAGCACCGTGGGCACCGGCGCGGCGGTGGCGACATCGATGGTGGTGGAGCCGCTGCTCGCCGGGCGCCGGGCGGTGCTCGTCGGCCGCGCGAACCTCCCCCACACCCTCACCCATGTCCCGGACCTCGCCGCCGCCATGCTCCACGCGGCGCGGCACGCCGAGCGGCTCGTCGGCGCCACGGGCGATGCGGTGCTGAACGCCCCGGCGGCCCCGGCCCGCACCCAGCGGGAGCTGATCGCTGAGGTCTCGCGCCTGGCCGGAGCGCCCCTCCGGCGGCCGGTGCCGGTCCCCCGTGCCGCTCTCGCCCTGCTCGCGCCGGTCCACACCCTCGCCCGGGAGCTGCACGGGATCGCGGGGCTCTGGTACGGGCCGTGCGTGCAGCGGCCCGGCGTGCTCGAGCAGGAGGAGGGCCTGGTCCCCACGTCCTGGAAGCAGGCGGTGGCCGCCACCGTCGAGGCGGCGCAGGAGAGCCGCCGCGACCGGGGCGTGCCGGAGCGCGGGGCTGTTACCGTCGGCCCATGA
- a CDS encoding response regulator transcription factor yields the protein MRILIADDSALIREGLRLVLEDADHEVAGTASTGTELVVRALELRPDLIISDIRMPPSHSDEGLRAAQEIRAQWPEAPIVLLSQYVVVGYATELIESGLAATGYLLKDRVFDIRSFLESIERVAAGGVAIDPDVVGQVIASRRRSPLDELTAREREVLELMGEGLTNAGISARLFISGGAVEKHTQRLFAKLGLGEDASVHRRVTAVLTLLGR from the coding sequence GTGCGCATCCTGATCGCGGACGATTCCGCCCTGATCCGCGAGGGCCTGCGGCTGGTGCTGGAGGACGCCGATCACGAGGTGGCCGGCACCGCCTCCACCGGTACCGAGCTGGTGGTGCGGGCGCTCGAGCTGCGCCCGGACCTGATCATCTCCGACATCCGCATGCCGCCCTCGCACAGCGACGAGGGGCTGCGGGCGGCGCAGGAGATCCGGGCGCAGTGGCCGGAGGCCCCGATCGTGCTGCTCAGCCAGTACGTGGTGGTGGGCTACGCCACCGAGCTGATCGAGTCCGGCCTCGCGGCGACGGGCTACCTGCTCAAGGACAGGGTGTTCGACATCCGCTCCTTCCTGGAGTCGATCGAGCGGGTGGCCGCGGGCGGGGTCGCGATCGACCCGGACGTGGTGGGGCAGGTGATCGCCTCGCGCCGGCGCTCGCCGCTGGACGAGCTCACCGCTCGTGAGCGGGAGGTGCTCGAGCTGATGGGCGAGGGGCTGACGAACGCCGGCATCTCCGCGCGGCTCTTCATCAGCGGCGGCGCGGTGGAGAAGCACACCCAGCGCCTCTTCGCGAAGCTGGGCCTGGGCGAGGACGCGAGCGTGCACCGGCGCGTGACCGCGGTGCTGACCCTGCTGGGGCGGTGA
- a CDS encoding SRPBCC family protein — protein sequence MSDDPRPSRHLDIIIERPWRAVYEVASDPRNLPRWAAGLAGGEVQREVTQWSMTSPMGRVLVSFVPENEHGVMDHTVTLPSGESVLNPLRVLPLDESRCEVVFTLRRGTMSDAEFDEDAAAVAEDLATLKEICESDGAAPM from the coding sequence ATGAGCGACGACCCCCGCCCCTCGCGCCACCTGGACATCATCATCGAGCGCCCCTGGCGTGCCGTGTACGAGGTCGCGAGCGACCCGCGGAACCTCCCCCGCTGGGCCGCCGGCCTGGCAGGCGGCGAGGTGCAGCGCGAGGTCACGCAGTGGTCGATGACCTCGCCGATGGGGCGGGTGCTGGTCAGCTTCGTCCCGGAGAACGAGCACGGAGTCATGGACCACACGGTCACTCTCCCGAGCGGGGAGTCGGTGCTGAACCCGCTGCGGGTGCTGCCGCTGGACGAGTCCCGCTGCGAGGTGGTGTTCACCCTGCGCCGCGGCACCATGAGCGATGCGGAGTTCGACGAGGACGCCGCCGCGGTCGCGGAGGACCTCGCCACGCTCAAGGAGATCTGCGAGAGCGACGGCGCCGCTCCGATGTGA
- a CDS encoding TetR/AcrR family transcriptional regulator, which translates to MPSDPTPRALARERTMARIVELGNGQLRDSGVAGLSVREIARGLGMVSSAIYRYVASRDELLTLLIVDAYEDLAAAVEAALAGAGEAPRARFLALGSAMSRWALTQPERWTLLYGTPVPGYAAPAETTNAPGTRVMRAVLAIAADGARATEGPGTPALAQSVTSLLDEHLAEFGVEADPATAARAVTAWSGLVGVISAHVTGQLGPDAVALGEDLLRPQIEVLAELIAPLCIAPR; encoded by the coding sequence ATGCCCTCCGACCCCACGCCCCGCGCCCTCGCGAGGGAGCGCACCATGGCCCGCATCGTCGAGCTCGGGAACGGCCAGCTGCGCGACAGCGGCGTCGCGGGGCTCAGCGTGCGCGAGATCGCCCGCGGCCTCGGCATGGTCTCCTCGGCGATCTACCGCTACGTGGCCAGCCGCGACGAGCTGCTCACCCTGCTGATCGTCGACGCCTACGAGGACCTCGCGGCGGCGGTGGAGGCTGCGCTCGCCGGTGCGGGGGAGGCACCCCGGGCGCGCTTCCTCGCCCTCGGCAGCGCGATGTCGCGCTGGGCGCTCACCCAGCCCGAGCGCTGGACCCTCCTCTACGGCACCCCGGTCCCCGGCTACGCCGCGCCCGCGGAGACCACCAACGCCCCCGGCACGCGCGTCATGCGTGCGGTGCTCGCGATCGCGGCCGACGGGGCTCGCGCGACGGAGGGGCCGGGCACCCCTGCGCTCGCCCAGTCCGTCACGTCGCTGCTGGACGAGCACCTCGCCGAGTTCGGCGTCGAGGCCGACCCGGCGACCGCAGCGCGCGCGGTGACGGCGTGGTCCGGGCTCGTCGGCGTGATCAGCGCGCATGTGACCGGCCAGCTCGGGCCCGACGCCGTCGCGCTCGGCGAGGACCTCCTGCGTCCGCAGATCGAGGTGCTCGCCGAGCTCATCGCACCGCTGTGCATTGCACCGCGCTGA
- a CDS encoding sensor histidine kinase: MSGTEGRSPGVLGDLRAELPGILAVAAQVVIVLAVGVGVVDLAVTGAAALGYLGPACVLAGTLLTRHRPLLGLALLAAGPMFAWLSAATPVVTWSAVCFAAFALTVRGMPGLLAGGVLGLSNLLFAGLTAGTIDVRVDSSASIFAAAAAVGAAMGSAVRGTHLYRQEVEARIRDADRARLLAVEHGVATERLRIARDLHDSIGHQIAVVNMHLGAAEVHLSGDPMVVSEDLAAARTGVQEVLRETQQTLRVLRSGDRTENAGSVPGAERIADLVASARDAGMEIDASLGRIDDRLPLQAGIAAYRIAQEALTNAHTHGAGPVRLVAVQDEEGNVTIDVTNRRRADGTAARPGRGGHGIIGMKERAALVGGAVETMADGEMFHLHSVLPADELPRTGRSRP, translated from the coding sequence GTGAGCGGGACCGAGGGACGGAGTCCGGGGGTCCTGGGCGACCTGAGGGCGGAGCTGCCCGGAATCCTCGCCGTGGCCGCACAGGTGGTGATCGTCCTCGCCGTCGGCGTCGGAGTCGTCGACCTCGCCGTCACCGGCGCCGCGGCGCTCGGGTATCTCGGGCCGGCCTGCGTGCTCGCCGGGACGCTGCTCACGAGGCATCGGCCCCTCCTCGGGCTCGCGCTCCTCGCCGCGGGGCCGATGTTCGCCTGGCTGAGTGCCGCGACGCCCGTGGTGACCTGGTCGGCCGTGTGCTTCGCCGCGTTCGCCCTCACGGTGCGGGGGATGCCGGGGCTGCTCGCGGGCGGTGTCCTCGGACTGTCGAATCTGCTGTTCGCCGGGCTCACGGCGGGGACGATCGACGTGAGGGTGGACTCCAGCGCCTCGATCTTCGCCGCGGCGGCGGCAGTCGGGGCGGCGATGGGCAGTGCGGTGCGCGGCACGCACCTGTACCGGCAGGAGGTCGAGGCGCGGATCCGTGATGCCGATCGGGCGCGGCTCCTCGCGGTCGAGCACGGGGTCGCGACGGAGCGCCTGCGCATCGCCCGTGACCTCCACGACAGCATCGGCCATCAGATCGCGGTGGTGAACATGCATCTCGGGGCGGCCGAGGTGCATCTGAGCGGGGACCCGATGGTCGTGAGCGAGGATCTCGCCGCGGCGCGGACCGGGGTCCAGGAGGTGCTCCGCGAGACGCAGCAGACGCTCCGCGTGCTCCGCTCCGGCGACCGGACGGAGAACGCAGGGTCCGTGCCGGGAGCGGAGCGGATCGCCGATCTCGTCGCTTCCGCGCGGGACGCCGGCATGGAGATCGACGCCTCGCTGGGCCGGATCGACGACCGTCTCCCACTGCAGGCGGGCATCGCCGCTTACCGCATCGCCCAGGAGGCGCTGACGAACGCGCACACCCACGGCGCAGGCCCCGTCCGCCTGGTCGCCGTGCAGGACGAGGAGGGGAACGTGACGATCGACGTGACGAACAGGCGGCGCGCCGACGGGACCGCCGCGCGCCCGGGCAGGGGAGGGCACGGCATCATCGGCATGAAGGAGCGCGCCGCGCTCGTCGGAGGGGCCGTCGAGACGATGGCGGACGGGGAGATGTTCCACCTGCACTCCGTCCTCCCCGCGGACGAGCTGCCGCGGACAGGGAGGAGCCGTCCATGA
- a CDS encoding zinc-dependent alcohol dehydrogenase, which translates to MRSVHVTGQGTADWVEVDLPPTGPRDVLLRIRACGICGSDALYTRVGGIPPRQGATPLGHEPAAEVVEVGEETSGVEVGDHVVVDTMAFADGLLGSGGAQGALTELVLVRDHVPGRQLRVIPKDIPWHVAALNEPMAVAHHAVNRSGAAPGQRAVVFGAGPIGLGATLSLQAKGVEHVVVVDVQERRLEVAREIGADAVINSAEEDVIARLLALHGAATDALGHPGRAGSDVYIDAAGAPAVLRTALAAAKHRAVLTIPAVHAAPVDIDFGALLATEIDIRTSMGYPTEIFEVTDAIIENSEKYAKIVSHTFPADQALEALELAATPGGADKVVVVFD; encoded by the coding sequence ATGAGATCAGTCCATGTCACCGGACAGGGCACCGCCGACTGGGTCGAGGTCGACCTGCCGCCGACGGGCCCGCGCGACGTCCTCCTGAGGATCAGGGCGTGCGGCATCTGCGGCTCCGACGCGCTGTACACCCGCGTGGGCGGGATCCCGCCCCGGCAGGGCGCCACCCCGCTCGGGCACGAGCCGGCCGCCGAGGTGGTCGAGGTGGGGGAGGAGACCTCCGGGGTCGAGGTGGGCGACCACGTCGTCGTCGACACGATGGCTTTCGCCGACGGGCTGCTCGGCTCCGGCGGTGCACAGGGGGCGCTCACCGAGCTCGTGCTCGTCCGCGACCATGTGCCGGGCAGGCAGCTGCGCGTCATCCCGAAGGACATCCCGTGGCACGTGGCGGCGCTGAACGAGCCGATGGCCGTCGCGCACCACGCCGTGAACAGGTCCGGCGCGGCGCCCGGGCAGCGCGCCGTCGTCTTCGGCGCCGGCCCCATCGGGCTCGGCGCCACCCTCAGCCTGCAGGCCAAGGGCGTCGAGCACGTGGTCGTCGTGGACGTCCAGGAGCGCCGCCTCGAGGTCGCGCGGGAGATCGGCGCGGACGCGGTCATCAACTCCGCCGAGGAGGACGTGATCGCACGGCTCCTCGCCCTGCACGGCGCGGCGACCGATGCGCTCGGGCACCCGGGACGTGCAGGCAGCGATGTGTACATCGACGCCGCCGGAGCCCCGGCCGTGCTCCGCACGGCGCTCGCCGCCGCGAAGCACCGCGCCGTCCTCACCATCCCGGCGGTGCATGCAGCGCCGGTGGACATCGACTTCGGTGCGCTCCTCGCGACCGAGATCGACATCCGCACCTCGATGGGCTACCCGACGGAGATCTTCGAGGTCACCGACGCGATCATCGAGAACTCCGAGAAGTACGCGAAGATCGTCAGCCACACGTTCCCCGCCGACCAGGCGCTCGAGGCCCTCGAACTCGCCGCGACTCCCGGCGGGGCGGACAAGGTCGTCGTCGTCTTCGACTGA
- a CDS encoding phosphotransferase, whose protein sequence is MRIGTTVRKPWELATPATHELMEAVAAAGIDVPRPLGQDAQGRQILEFVPGTPALHAPTLTLGELARVGRMIRAIHDACEGFSPSREPGWEPLIPPPCSETDLICHGDLTPWNLLIGERWVFIDWDGAAPSTRLWDLAYSAQSFTLNDAAENPSSAAPRLAALVDGYGADAALRAALPKAMTERTEAMYELLRRSHAENREPWGSMFTSGHGAHWRTVADHVTRHSEVWSQALRH, encoded by the coding sequence GTGCGCATCGGCACCACAGTGCGCAAGCCCTGGGAGCTGGCCACTCCGGCGACCCATGAGCTGATGGAAGCCGTCGCCGCCGCGGGGATCGACGTTCCCCGACCCCTCGGGCAGGACGCGCAAGGACGACAGATCCTCGAGTTCGTCCCCGGGACCCCTGCACTGCACGCGCCGACGCTCACGCTCGGCGAGCTGGCACGGGTCGGGCGGATGATTCGTGCCATCCACGACGCCTGCGAAGGGTTCAGCCCGTCACGCGAGCCGGGCTGGGAACCGCTGATCCCGCCACCCTGCTCAGAGACGGATCTGATCTGCCATGGGGACCTCACGCCGTGGAACCTGCTGATCGGGGAGCGATGGGTGTTCATCGACTGGGATGGCGCGGCTCCGAGCACCCGGCTGTGGGATCTCGCGTACTCCGCCCAGTCCTTCACCCTCAACGACGCCGCAGAGAACCCGAGTTCCGCCGCGCCTCGCCTGGCCGCACTGGTCGACGGCTACGGGGCGGACGCCGCACTGCGAGCGGCTCTCCCGAAGGCGATGACCGAGCGCACCGAGGCGATGTATGAGCTTCTGCGCCGATCCCATGCGGAGAACCGGGAGCCATGGGGGTCGATGTTCACCTCCGGCCACGGTGCGCACTGGCGCACCGTGGCCGACCACGTCACCCGGCACAGCGAGGTCTGGTCACAGGCGCTGCGGCACTGA
- a CDS encoding response regulator, with the protein MIRVLLVDDQEILRAGLRTILEAQPQLTVVGEAGDGAAALRRLKTVAADVVLMDLDMPGMGGVEATRRLRERHGADDPRILVLTTFDQDENVLAALRAGADGFLGKGAGPAEITQGILRVAEGGRALSPSAVEALVVHASAPRALEPDETTVALFTELTPRERDVVAAIVEGHDNAEIGRRLFISPFTVKTHAHRAMMKVSARDRAQLVSLALRAGFLP; encoded by the coding sequence ATGATCCGAGTGCTGCTGGTCGATGACCAGGAGATCCTCCGCGCAGGCCTGCGCACCATCCTCGAGGCGCAGCCGCAGCTCACGGTGGTCGGCGAGGCCGGTGACGGCGCGGCCGCGCTGCGCCGGCTCAAGACGGTCGCTGCAGACGTCGTGCTGATGGACCTCGACATGCCCGGCATGGGGGGCGTCGAGGCGACGCGGCGCCTGCGCGAGAGGCACGGCGCGGACGATCCGCGGATCCTCGTCCTGACCACCTTCGACCAGGACGAGAACGTGCTCGCCGCGCTGCGCGCCGGGGCCGACGGCTTCCTCGGCAAGGGAGCGGGCCCCGCCGAGATCACGCAGGGCATCCTCCGCGTCGCCGAGGGCGGGCGGGCGCTGTCGCCGTCCGCCGTCGAAGCGCTCGTCGTCCATGCCTCCGCGCCGCGCGCCCTCGAGCCCGACGAGACGACCGTCGCCCTGTTCACGGAGCTCACTCCCCGGGAGCGGGACGTCGTCGCCGCGATCGTCGAGGGCCACGACAACGCGGAGATCGGGCGGCGCCTGTTCATCTCGCCGTTCACGGTGAAGACGCACGCCCACCGCGCCATGATGAAGGTCTCGGCGCGGGACCGGGCGCAGCTCGTCTCCCTCGCGCTGCGCGCCGGTTTCCTCCCCTGA
- a CDS encoding class I SAM-dependent methyltransferase, whose protein sequence is MGQRTQDGSAGDADYGAIGSTYSRYRRADPRLAAVIAQALGDARTVLNVGAGAGSYEPTDREVTAVEPSAAMRAQRPSHRAPAVDATAEQLPFADNSFDAAMTTFSVHQWQDQAAGLAELRRVTRGPVVVLTCDPRRVEEFWLREYAPEVLAVEARRYPAMDALADGLGGRVSISTVLIPQGCTDGFTEAYYGRPEQLLDVEAQQACSAWSLVEPAVLDRFTRDLAADLLDGTWDARHGALRTLPAYEGSLVMLVAEPGTES, encoded by the coding sequence ATGGGACAGCGCACTCAGGACGGCAGCGCAGGGGATGCGGACTACGGGGCGATCGGCAGCACGTACTCCCGATACCGACGCGCCGATCCGCGACTCGCCGCAGTGATCGCCCAGGCGCTCGGCGACGCGCGCACCGTGCTGAACGTGGGCGCGGGCGCCGGCTCCTACGAGCCGACGGACCGCGAGGTCACCGCCGTCGAGCCCTCCGCCGCGATGCGCGCCCAGCGTCCCTCGCACCGGGCGCCCGCCGTCGACGCGACCGCCGAGCAGCTGCCCTTCGCCGACAACTCCTTCGACGCCGCCATGACCACCTTCAGCGTCCACCAGTGGCAGGACCAGGCCGCCGGCCTCGCCGAGCTGCGTCGCGTCACCCGCGGTCCCGTCGTGGTGCTCACCTGCGACCCCCGCAGGGTCGAGGAGTTCTGGCTGCGGGAGTACGCCCCCGAGGTGCTCGCCGTCGAGGCCAGGCGGTATCCCGCGATGGACGCGCTCGCCGACGGGCTCGGCGGCCGGGTCTCGATCAGCACGGTGCTGATCCCGCAGGGCTGCACCGACGGGTTCACCGAGGCCTACTACGGCCGCCCCGAGCAGCTGCTCGACGTCGAGGCGCAGCAGGCCTGCTCGGCCTGGTCCCTGGTCGAGCCCGCCGTCCTCGACCGCTTCACCCGTGACCTCGCCGCGGACCTGCTCGACGGCACCTGGGATGCGCGCCACGGCGCCCTGCGCACCCTCCCCGCCTACGAGGGATCGCTCGTGATGCTCGTCGCCGAGCCCGGCACGGAGTCCTGA
- a CDS encoding sensor histidine kinase has translation MTTVTLPEPLEDRSPSAPQTSAPPEPRSLGRWAGRIGRFLAYGFLAMVLGAVGFSLVLGLLSAGISTVVVWIGLPILVAGVLVAHGFARAERALQPAILGTHLPTPAPVRPSAGAGRVRRLLTPLTDPQNWMDSLWVLVNFLLALVTFPLALAWTVGAMATVGGPVATFILDRTLPPAEGSGISGLLGVPEPYALPVDMVLQCLVGLLFLLTLGPVIRGLTLLHQGVARGLLSSRYQEQQRLARTEQSRAAGRSAESAALRRLERDLHDGPQQRLVRASMDLARVESLSERDPSAARTVLRETREQLGLTLDDLRRLSRGIAPPILVDRGLAAALTELAAISPLPATVECPEMSLPEHVEIGIYYVVSESLTNAAKHSGAGSVRVEVARSGDDARVRITDGGRGGAEMRTGGGLAGLAGRIASLEGRLTVTSPPAQGTCIEAVIPCAS, from the coding sequence ATGACCACCGTGACCCTGCCCGAACCGCTCGAGGACCGCAGCCCGTCCGCCCCGCAGACCTCCGCACCCCCGGAACCCCGATCCCTCGGCCGATGGGCCGGCCGGATCGGGCGCTTCCTCGCCTACGGATTCCTCGCCATGGTGCTGGGAGCCGTCGGCTTCTCCCTCGTCCTCGGGCTGCTCTCCGCGGGCATCTCCACCGTCGTCGTCTGGATCGGACTGCCGATCCTGGTCGCCGGGGTGCTCGTGGCGCACGGCTTCGCCAGGGCGGAACGCGCCCTGCAGCCCGCGATCCTGGGCACGCACCTGCCCACCCCGGCACCGGTCCGCCCTTCTGCGGGCGCGGGCAGGGTCCGCCGTCTGCTCACCCCGCTGACCGACCCCCAGAACTGGATGGACTCGCTCTGGGTGCTGGTCAACTTCCTGCTGGCGCTGGTCACCTTCCCGCTGGCGCTGGCCTGGACGGTCGGCGCGATGGCCACGGTGGGCGGGCCGGTGGCGACCTTCATTTTGGATCGGACGCTGCCGCCTGCAGAGGGCAGCGGGATCTCCGGCCTGCTCGGCGTGCCCGAGCCGTACGCCCTCCCGGTGGACATGGTCCTGCAGTGCCTCGTCGGGCTGCTGTTCCTGCTCACGCTCGGGCCGGTGATCCGAGGCCTCACACTGCTGCACCAGGGGGTGGCCCGGGGCCTGCTGAGCTCGCGCTACCAGGAGCAGCAGCGTCTGGCACGCACCGAGCAGTCGCGGGCGGCGGGCCGCAGCGCGGAATCCGCCGCCCTGCGCCGGCTCGAGCGGGACCTGCACGACGGGCCCCAGCAGCGCCTGGTGCGCGCCTCCATGGACCTGGCCCGGGTCGAGTCCCTCTCCGAGAGGGATCCCTCCGCGGCGCGCACCGTGCTGCGCGAGACCCGGGAGCAGCTGGGCCTGACCCTGGACGACCTGCGCCGGCTCTCCCGCGGCATCGCCCCTCCGATCCTCGTGGACCGGGGTCTGGCCGCCGCCCTCACCGAGCTCGCCGCGATCTCCCCGCTGCCCGCCACGGTCGAGTGCCCGGAGATGTCGTTGCCCGAGCACGTCGAGATCGGCATCTACTACGTGGTCTCGGAGTCGCTCACCAACGCCGCGAAGCACTCCGGCGCCGGGTCGGTGCGGGTGGAGGTCGCGCGGAGCGGCGATGATGCCCGAGTGCGGATCACGGACGGCGGGCGCGGCGGCGCCGAGATGCGCACGGGCGGCGGCCTGGCCGGACTGGCCGGGCGGATCGCCTCGCTCGAGGGACGGCTGACGGTGACCTCGCCGCCCGCACAGGGCACCTGCATCGAGGCGGTGATCCCGTGCGCATCCTGA